The following are from one region of the Vibrio rarus genome:
- the recQ gene encoding ATP-dependent DNA helicase RecQ, which produces MSAHLSITERSDTQTTAQSVLEDVFGYKAFREGQQEVVDAALSGRDSLVIMPTGGGKSLCYQVPMLVAPGMGLVISPLISLMKDQVDQLKANGVAAECINSSMTREALLSVYNRMHQGKIKLIYVSPERVLMRDFMERLQHLTINLIAIDEAHCISQWGHDFRPEYAALGQLKQRFSQVPFMALTATADDTTRLDINTRLQLNNPLSYLGSFDRPNIRYTLVEKAKPVAQVIRYLATQKGQCGIIYCGSRKKVEMLTEKLCNNSIRAMGYHAGMEADERAYVQEAFQKDDIQIVVATVAFGMGINKPNVRFVVHFDIPRNIESYYQETGRAGRDGLPAEAMTLYDPSDINWLRRMLDEKEDEQQKKVEMHKLNAMSAFAEAQTCRRQVLLHYFGEYREKACGNCDICIDPPKTFDGTEAAQKALSCVYRVNQSFGMGYVTEVLRGMQNIRIRENGHDKLTTYGIGREHSHDYWVSIMRQLVHKGLLTQNIARNSTLQLTEEARPLLRGQMDLELAVPRLDLTVSSKSDKHVAKHYDKKLFAKLRNLRKRVADEEGLPPYVVFNDATLIDMADILPTSYGEMLAVNGVGQRKLDKYADAFLDLIQEHITGV; this is translated from the coding sequence ATGTCCGCCCATTTGTCTATTACCGAGAGATCCGATACACAAACCACCGCACAAAGTGTGTTGGAAGACGTATTTGGGTATAAGGCGTTTCGTGAGGGACAGCAAGAGGTGGTGGATGCCGCGTTATCGGGGCGAGACTCTTTAGTTATTATGCCTACCGGTGGTGGTAAATCTTTGTGTTACCAGGTGCCAATGCTGGTGGCTCCGGGGATGGGGTTGGTGATCTCACCTCTTATTTCTTTAATGAAAGATCAGGTCGATCAATTGAAAGCCAATGGCGTAGCTGCGGAGTGTATAAACTCTAGTATGACTAGAGAGGCACTGCTATCTGTATACAATCGTATGCATCAGGGCAAAATCAAACTGATCTATGTTTCTCCAGAGCGTGTGTTAATGCGCGATTTTATGGAGCGACTGCAACACCTAACCATTAATCTTATTGCCATTGATGAGGCTCATTGTATCTCGCAATGGGGACATGATTTTAGACCAGAATATGCAGCATTAGGTCAGCTAAAACAAAGGTTTAGTCAAGTGCCTTTTATGGCGCTGACGGCCACTGCCGATGATACGACACGTCTTGATATCAATACGCGGCTACAACTCAACAACCCTTTATCCTATTTGGGAAGCTTCGATAGACCTAATATACGCTATACCTTAGTGGAGAAGGCGAAACCTGTAGCGCAAGTGATTCGTTATCTCGCGACTCAAAAAGGTCAGTGCGGCATCATATATTGCGGTAGTCGCAAAAAAGTCGAAATGTTGACGGAAAAACTGTGTAATAACAGCATTCGCGCTATGGGATACCATGCCGGTATGGAAGCGGACGAACGAGCCTATGTGCAAGAAGCTTTTCAAAAAGACGATATCCAGATTGTGGTAGCGACAGTGGCATTTGGTATGGGGATCAATAAGCCCAATGTTCGTTTTGTGGTGCATTTTGATATTCCAAGAAACATTGAATCGTACTATCAAGAAACAGGCCGCGCAGGGCGAGATGGTTTACCTGCAGAAGCTATGACTCTTTATGATCCCTCTGATATTAACTGGCTACGACGCATGTTGGATGAAAAAGAGGATGAGCAGCAGAAAAAAGTAGAGATGCATAAGCTCAATGCCATGAGTGCTTTTGCAGAAGCTCAAACGTGTCGTCGCCAAGTGTTATTACATTACTTTGGCGAGTATAGAGAAAAGGCCTGTGGTAACTGCGATATCTGCATAGATCCACCAAAAACATTTGATGGAACAGAAGCCGCACAAAAAGCCTTATCTTGTGTTTATCGCGTCAACCAATCTTTTGGTATGGGGTATGTCACCGAGGTATTGCGAGGGATGCAAAACATCCGTATTCGTGAAAATGGCCATGACAAATTAACTACCTATGGTATTGGGCGCGAACATAGCCATGATTATTGGGTGAGTATTATGCGTCAGTTAGTCCATAAAGGGCTATTAACGCAAAATATAGCCCGCAACTCGACTTTGCAACTGACTGAAGAAGCTCGGCCATTATTACGTGGTCAAATGGATCTTGAGTTGGCAGTACCAAGGCTTGATTTGACGGTGTCTTCTAAGTCAGACAAGCATGTAGCGAAACATTACGATAAAAAGCTATTTGCTAAATTACGTAACTTGCGTAAACGAGTAGCGGATGAAGAGGGTTTACCTCCTTACGTGGTGTTTAACGATGCCACCTTAATTGATATGGCCGATATATTACCTACTTCCTATGGTGAAATGCTTGCTGTTAATGGCGTGGGGCAGCGTAAACTTGATAAATATGCAGATGCATTTCTCGATTTAATTCAGGAGCACATTACCGGTGTCTAG
- the rarD gene encoding EamA family transporter RarD — translation MDYQAQQRTRQGIIFAIMAYTMWGIAPIYFKALSSVPAIEILIHRIVWSFFLLAGLIHFGQGWHSFREILKNKTKLIYLLLSSLLVGLNWLIFIWAVNSNHMLEASLGYYINPIINVILGVVFLNEHLRKVQKLAVTLALCGVIIELIAFGSIPYISFALACSFAAYGLIRKKINLDAQTGLFIETLVLLPLAFIYWIFFTHSQTANLFNNDWHLNLLLVLAGLITTAPLLCFTGAATRIKLSTLGFFQYIGPSLMFILAITVYDEQFSVNKAITFFFIWLALMVFSFDGIKHARKHNR, via the coding sequence ATGGACTATCAAGCTCAGCAACGCACTCGACAAGGTATCATATTCGCCATCATGGCCTACACCATGTGGGGTATAGCCCCTATATATTTCAAGGCGTTAAGCTCCGTTCCTGCTATAGAAATTTTGATACACCGCATTGTATGGTCATTTTTTCTATTGGCGGGTCTGATTCACTTTGGTCAGGGATGGCACTCTTTTCGAGAGATATTAAAAAATAAAACTAAGCTGATTTATTTGCTTTTGTCTTCACTTCTTGTGGGTTTGAATTGGCTTATCTTCATTTGGGCCGTAAACAGTAACCATATGCTTGAAGCCAGTTTAGGTTATTACATCAACCCCATTATCAACGTCATTCTAGGGGTAGTATTCCTTAATGAGCACTTACGTAAAGTGCAAAAGCTAGCCGTGACGCTGGCTTTATGTGGTGTCATTATTGAATTAATCGCTTTTGGTTCTATTCCGTATATCTCTTTTGCATTAGCGTGTAGTTTTGCTGCCTATGGATTGATCCGTAAAAAAATCAATTTAGATGCGCAAACAGGATTATTTATTGAAACACTCGTCTTATTACCCCTAGCCTTTATCTATTGGATCTTTTTTACCCATAGTCAAACAGCCAATTTGTTTAATAACGACTGGCACCTTAATCTTTTACTGGTACTCGCAGGCTTAATCACCACCGCTCCGCTACTCTGTTTTACTGGGGCCGCCACACGCATCAAGCTATCCACTTTAGGGTTTTTCCAATACATAGGCCCTAGCCTAATGTTTATCTTAGCGATTACCGTCTATGACGAGCAGTTCAGCGTCAATAAAGCGATCACCTTCTTCTTTATTTGGTTGGCATTAATGGTATTTAGCTTTGACGGTATCAAGCACGCAAGGAAGCATAATAGATGA
- a CDS encoding LysE family translocator, with amino-acid sequence MSEFHVLVTLAGIHFIALMSPGPDFALVVQNSTRYGRQTGIAIAFGLSIGILIHSILSLTGISYLVHSHPGLFFVLQLMGGSYLLYLGISGFKGIIQHIRFPSANQKSGADFTISSKKHAFTRGLTTNLLNPKALVFFISLMSTLVPASMSLQGKLTALFILWSLALFWFCSLAWALSTQRVQRALTRLSIYIDGVCCLLFSIIGFTIVYQAISH; translated from the coding sequence ATGAGTGAATTCCATGTGCTAGTCACCCTAGCCGGTATCCATTTTATTGCCCTGATGAGTCCAGGGCCTGATTTTGCGTTAGTGGTACAAAACTCCACACGCTATGGCAGACAAACTGGCATCGCCATCGCTTTTGGTCTATCCATTGGCATACTCATCCACTCTATTTTAAGCCTGACCGGCATCAGTTACTTAGTGCACTCTCATCCTGGGCTGTTTTTTGTATTGCAGTTAATGGGAGGAAGCTATTTACTTTACTTAGGCATCAGTGGTTTTAAAGGGATCATTCAGCACATCCGCTTTCCCTCTGCTAACCAAAAGTCAGGGGCAGATTTTACTATTAGCAGTAAAAAACACGCCTTTACTCGTGGTCTCACCACCAATTTGCTAAACCCTAAAGCCTTAGTATTTTTTATCAGTTTAATGTCTACGCTGGTGCCGGCAAGTATGTCCCTACAAGGTAAGTTAACCGCTTTGTTTATTCTATGGAGCTTGGCCTTATTTTGGTTTTGCTCACTCGCTTGGGCTTTATCTACTCAGAGAGTACAACGCGCCCTAACTCGCCTATCCATTTATATCGATGGGGTCTGTTGTCTATTATTTTCCATCATCGGCTTTACTATCGTTTACCAAGCCATAAGCCACTGA
- the ggt gene encoding gamma-glutamyltransferase — translation MFCRTLCLFSLICSTPFSAFANQVSDQLAPESATGWQHKPAVESQQWMVTTANPIASRYAARVLADGGNAIDAMVVTQLVLGLVEPQSSGIGGGSFLIYWDNKNKQVLTFDARETAPFAVKPEHFIGSDGKPLAFYDAVVSGLSVGTPGTVKLLWETHKKKGSIKWPLLLEPVITLAEQGFEISPRLASLIEKDKQHLAMNRNAKAYFLQPDGSAKKTGQILRNPEYANTLKLLATYGKNAFYKGDIANDIVTAVHAHPSHPGVLSAEDLQRYHVIERQPICVDYLQYQVCGMGPPSSGGIAVAQILKLSEHFPLQKWGANDTKSYKVIADATQLAFADRAKYLADSDFISVPSLGLVNSSYLKQRSTLITVDQPLSQATAGLPPWEVATHYANDQSLELPSTTHFNIVDSSGNVVSLTSSIENVFGSRIMVRGFLLNNQMTDFSFKHHQDGHIIANHIAPGKRPRSSMSPTLVFKQGVPYLAIGSPGGSYIIGYVAQALIAHLNWQMPLSAVINMPHISNRFGTVEFEQHTAAEAHQAQFKAWGYKTHSKALNSGLHIIQIGETLTGVADPRREGLAIGERQQIRQ, via the coding sequence ATGTTCTGTCGAACCCTTTGTCTATTTTCCCTTATATGCTCTACACCTTTTAGCGCTTTCGCCAACCAAGTGAGCGATCAACTCGCTCCCGAATCCGCTACTGGGTGGCAACATAAACCGGCCGTTGAGAGCCAGCAATGGATGGTAACAACCGCCAACCCTATAGCCAGTCGCTATGCCGCTCGAGTATTGGCCGATGGTGGAAATGCTATTGATGCCATGGTGGTTACACAGTTAGTACTCGGTTTAGTTGAACCTCAATCATCAGGTATTGGCGGTGGATCTTTCCTTATTTACTGGGACAACAAGAATAAGCAAGTACTTACTTTTGACGCGAGAGAAACCGCACCTTTTGCGGTAAAACCTGAACACTTTATTGGTTCAGATGGCAAACCTCTCGCCTTCTATGATGCTGTCGTTAGCGGACTTTCTGTGGGGACGCCGGGGACCGTCAAACTACTTTGGGAAACACACAAAAAGAAAGGCTCCATTAAGTGGCCACTATTGCTGGAACCCGTAATCACACTAGCAGAACAAGGATTTGAAATTAGCCCTAGACTGGCGAGCTTAATAGAAAAAGATAAGCAACATCTGGCGATGAATCGCAATGCCAAAGCCTATTTTTTACAGCCCGATGGCAGCGCCAAAAAAACAGGACAAATTCTACGTAACCCTGAATACGCTAATACATTAAAGCTTTTGGCTACCTATGGTAAAAATGCTTTCTATAAGGGCGATATTGCTAACGATATCGTTACCGCCGTTCACGCCCACCCTAGTCATCCAGGAGTCCTCTCTGCTGAGGATTTGCAGCGCTATCACGTTATCGAACGTCAGCCTATATGTGTTGATTACCTGCAATACCAAGTATGTGGAATGGGACCACCTAGCTCAGGAGGGATCGCCGTTGCTCAAATATTAAAACTATCAGAGCACTTCCCCCTACAAAAATGGGGAGCAAACGACACAAAAAGCTATAAAGTGATCGCGGATGCGACACAACTCGCCTTTGCTGATAGAGCCAAATACCTAGCCGATAGTGATTTTATTTCGGTACCTTCACTAGGGTTAGTCAACTCAAGCTACTTAAAACAACGTTCAACACTAATTACCGTAGACCAACCTTTGTCACAAGCTACGGCTGGACTGCCACCTTGGGAGGTGGCAACCCATTATGCCAATGATCAATCTTTGGAGTTGCCATCAACCACCCATTTCAACATTGTCGACTCTTCAGGAAACGTCGTCAGCCTCACCAGCAGTATAGAAAATGTATTTGGCTCTCGAATCATGGTTAGAGGGTTTTTATTAAATAATCAAATGACCGATTTTTCATTCAAACACCACCAAGATGGCCATATTATTGCCAACCACATTGCGCCGGGAAAACGACCGCGATCCTCCATGTCACCGACACTGGTATTCAAACAAGGTGTGCCCTACTTAGCCATTGGCTCCCCTGGTGGTAGTTACATTATTGGTTATGTTGCTCAAGCACTCATCGCCCACTTAAATTGGCAAATGCCCTTATCCGCCGTCATTAACATGCCTCATATATCTAATCGCTTCGGTACTGTTGAATTCGAGCAACACACTGCAGCGGAAGCACACCAGGCACAATTTAAAGCGTGGGGCTATAAAACCCACTCAAAAGCCCTCAACTCAGGGCTACATATCATCCAAATCGGTGAAACTCTCACCGGTGTTGCCGACCCTAGACGAGAAGGGCTCGCAATTGGAGAACGTCAACAAATAAGACAATAA
- a CDS encoding MarC family protein — MLSILVTQFVVLWAVIDPIGSVPVYLSQTCHLTKQQRRLVALKAVAIATGVLLFFLLVGQLLLEAMQIPLPAFQAAGGLVLLLFALTMIFGESKPDQESKISKEIDRSQLADLAVYPLAIPSIASPGAMMAIVMLTDNHRHSLIDQSITAAVMLAVLLITLLLLLGATHIQKWIGNVGAAIISRVMGLILAAVAVNNLLLGIKDFYIL, encoded by the coding sequence TTGCTTAGCATCTTAGTCACTCAGTTCGTCGTTTTATGGGCGGTGATAGACCCTATTGGCTCTGTACCTGTCTACCTTTCACAAACTTGCCATTTAACCAAACAACAGCGCAGGTTGGTTGCACTCAAAGCGGTCGCCATTGCCACTGGGGTGCTTTTGTTCTTCCTGTTGGTGGGACAACTATTACTAGAAGCCATGCAGATCCCTCTCCCCGCGTTTCAAGCAGCGGGAGGTCTTGTTCTATTGTTGTTTGCTTTAACGATGATTTTTGGTGAAAGCAAACCGGATCAAGAAAGCAAAATCTCTAAAGAGATTGATCGTTCACAACTGGCCGATCTCGCTGTATACCCATTAGCCATCCCTTCTATTGCATCACCAGGAGCGATGATGGCGATAGTCATGCTCACGGACAATCATAGGCATTCGCTGATAGATCAATCTATTACCGCTGCGGTGATGCTTGCTGTACTGCTGATTACGTTACTGTTATTACTTGGCGCCACTCACATTCAAAAATGGATTGGCAATGTAGGAGCCGCTATCATCAGCCGAGTAATGGGGTTGATATTGGCAGCGGTTGCCGTTAATAACCTATTACTCGGTATCAAAGATTTCTACATCCTATGA
- the uvrD gene encoding DNA helicase II, with translation MDASLLLDGLNDKQREAVAAPLGNLLILAGAGSGKTRVLVHRIAWLMSVEQASPFSVMSVTFTNKAAAEMRGRIEELMQGTASGMWNGTFHGICHRILRAHYLDARLPEDFQILDSEDQQRLLRRLIKAQNLDEKQWPAKQAAWWINGKKDEGLRPSHIDSYHDPVTKTWLRIYSVYQEACDRAGLVDFAEILLRCHELLRDKKHIREHYQARFKHILVDEFQDTNNIQYAWLRMMASSECNVMIVGDDDQSIYGWRGAKIENIQRFLNEFKQASTVRLEQNYRSTKNILTAANHLIANNVERMGKELWTDGSDGELISVYSAYNELDEARFAVNKIKEWQETGGALKDSAILYRNNAQSRVMEEALIQAGMPYRIYGGMRFFERQEIKDALGYLRLMSNRNDDAAFERIVNTPTRGLGEKTLETIRFAARDRGATLWQASTQLLDEKVFAGRAAGALGRFVELVNALEDDTASMELHKQTDHIIKASGLFSMYQQEKGEKAQARIENLEELVTATRQFDKPEEADEMSDLTAFLTHAALEAGDGQADEFDDAVQLMTLHSAKGLEFPLVFMVGVEEGMFPSQMSSEEAGRLEEERRLCYVGMTRAMQKLYLTYAEMRRLYGQDKFHKPSRFIKELPEACTQEVRMKAQVSRPTNTGRFSQTVKQESFNETGFSLGQRVKHPKFGEGTIINFEGSGAQSRVQVAFNGEGIKWLITQYAKLETL, from the coding sequence ATGGACGCATCATTATTACTCGATGGGCTGAACGATAAACAGCGGGAAGCGGTAGCCGCGCCACTTGGTAACCTATTGATCCTTGCGGGAGCGGGGAGTGGTAAAACACGGGTGTTGGTTCATCGTATTGCTTGGCTCATGTCTGTAGAGCAAGCATCGCCATTTTCTGTTATGTCCGTAACCTTCACTAATAAGGCCGCAGCAGAAATGCGTGGTCGAATTGAAGAGTTGATGCAAGGCACAGCTTCGGGGATGTGGAACGGAACATTCCACGGTATTTGCCATCGTATTTTACGTGCTCATTACTTAGATGCTCGCCTGCCTGAAGACTTTCAGATTTTAGATTCAGAAGATCAGCAACGTTTATTGCGTCGTCTTATTAAGGCGCAAAATTTAGATGAAAAGCAGTGGCCAGCAAAACAGGCCGCATGGTGGATTAATGGTAAGAAAGACGAGGGGCTAAGACCATCTCATATTGATAGCTATCATGATCCCGTCACTAAAACATGGTTACGCATTTATTCTGTCTATCAAGAGGCATGTGACCGCGCAGGGTTAGTGGATTTTGCTGAAATTTTGCTACGTTGTCATGAGTTGCTTCGTGATAAAAAACATATCCGTGAGCACTATCAAGCGCGTTTTAAGCATATTTTGGTGGATGAGTTTCAAGATACCAACAACATTCAATACGCTTGGTTAAGAATGATGGCTAGTTCAGAGTGTAACGTCATGATTGTCGGTGATGATGATCAATCCATTTATGGATGGCGCGGTGCAAAAATTGAGAATATTCAACGTTTCCTCAATGAATTTAAACAGGCCTCGACGGTGCGTTTAGAACAAAATTACCGTTCGACAAAAAACATTTTGACAGCTGCGAACCATTTAATTGCCAATAATGTTGAGCGAATGGGTAAAGAGCTTTGGACTGATGGTAGTGATGGAGAGTTGATCTCTGTTTACTCTGCGTACAATGAATTGGACGAAGCCCGCTTTGCGGTTAACAAAATCAAAGAGTGGCAAGAAACGGGTGGAGCGTTAAAAGACTCTGCAATCTTGTACCGAAATAACGCTCAGTCTCGTGTTATGGAAGAAGCATTAATTCAAGCCGGCATGCCATATCGTATTTACGGTGGTATGCGATTCTTCGAGCGTCAGGAAATTAAAGATGCCCTTGGCTATTTACGTTTAATGTCCAATAGAAATGATGATGCGGCATTCGAACGAATCGTTAATACACCCACTCGTGGTTTAGGTGAAAAAACCCTTGAGACCATTCGTTTTGCGGCTAGAGATCGTGGGGCAACATTGTGGCAGGCAAGTACGCAACTGTTAGATGAAAAAGTGTTTGCGGGGCGAGCGGCGGGAGCATTAGGGCGTTTTGTTGAGTTGGTTAATGCCCTAGAAGATGACACCGCTAGCATGGAGTTGCACAAACAAACCGATCACATTATTAAGGCATCCGGTTTGTTTAGCATGTACCAGCAAGAAAAGGGCGAAAAAGCTCAAGCTCGTATAGAAAACTTGGAAGAATTAGTTACAGCAACACGTCAATTTGATAAGCCAGAAGAAGCGGATGAGATGAGCGATCTTACCGCGTTTTTAACTCATGCTGCTTTAGAGGCTGGTGACGGTCAAGCGGATGAGTTTGATGATGCGGTTCAGTTAATGACCTTGCATAGCGCCAAGGGGCTGGAGTTTCCTTTGGTGTTTATGGTGGGCGTAGAAGAGGGCATGTTCCCTAGTCAAATGTCCTCAGAGGAAGCGGGCCGATTAGAAGAAGAACGTAGGCTTTGTTATGTGGGAATGACACGGGCGATGCAAAAGCTCTATCTCACTTACGCAGAGATGCGTCGTTTATATGGGCAGGATAAGTTCCATAAACCTTCGCGTTTTATCAAGGAGTTACCTGAAGCTTGCACTCAAGAAGTTCGTATGAAGGCGCAAGTGAGTCGCCCAACCAATACTGGCCGATTTAGCCAAACGGTAAAACAGGAAAGCTTTAATGAAACGGGCTTTAGTTTAGGTCAAAGAGTGAAGCATCCAAAATTTGGCGAGGGCACCATCATTAATTTTGAAGGCAGCGGGGCTCAAAGCCGAGTCCAAGTAGCCTTTAATGGTGAAGGCATAAAGTGGCTTATTACCCAATATGCCAAGCTTGAAACCCTCTAA
- a CDS encoding BufA1 family periplasmic bufferin-type metallophore encodes MKKSNLAVTAAVTGLLALGGTMLTATHAVAADKEKCYGVAKAGKNDCATKTSSCAGTSKEDHQKDAFVVVPKGLCDKLAGGSTSSS; translated from the coding sequence ATGAAAAAGTCTAATCTTGCAGTTACAGCGGCAGTTACTGGTTTATTGGCTCTGGGTGGCACTATGCTTACAGCAACTCATGCAGTGGCGGCAGATAAAGAGAAATGCTATGGCGTCGCCAAAGCGGGTAAAAATGACTGCGCAACTAAAACCAGTTCTTGTGCCGGCACTTCTAAAGAAGATCATCAAAAGGATGCCTTTGTTGTGGTCCCTAAAGGTCTTTGTGACAAATTAGCCGGTGGTAGCACCTCTTCTTCATAA
- the bufB gene encoding MNIO family bufferin maturase encodes MHNKRIHSSIGVGLRHPHLDFFAQNPGRICWLEVHSENYFAPNSPARQQLRVIRQQHTVSCHGVGLSLGSVNKINPQHLTALVNLVQEIEPSLVSDHLSWSENGGIHFNDLLPLPYTEEALDVFVGNVQQVQDALKRPLLIENPSSYLRFNHSTISEWEFLNEVQRRTECQLLLDLNNIYVSSLNHGFDALDYINAINQQAVKEIHLAGFSVKEIDKAKIWIDTHSTAVCDEVWELYRTWCLHNPNTATLIEWDMAIPEPETLLHEAEKASVIASSTANTIKVA; translated from the coding sequence ATGCACAATAAACGCATCCATAGCAGTATTGGTGTGGGTTTACGACACCCTCACTTAGATTTTTTTGCGCAAAACCCTGGACGTATTTGTTGGTTAGAGGTGCACAGTGAAAATTATTTTGCACCTAACTCTCCCGCACGCCAGCAGCTGAGAGTCATAAGGCAACAACATACGGTTTCCTGTCATGGCGTTGGACTTTCTCTGGGTTCGGTGAATAAAATTAACCCGCAACACCTGACTGCTTTGGTTAACTTAGTGCAGGAAATAGAGCCTAGCTTAGTTTCCGATCATTTAAGTTGGAGTGAAAACGGCGGGATTCATTTTAATGATTTACTGCCTCTGCCATATACCGAGGAAGCGTTAGATGTGTTTGTTGGCAATGTACAGCAAGTGCAAGATGCCCTGAAGCGCCCTTTATTAATCGAAAATCCAAGTAGCTACCTGCGCTTTAACCACTCAACTATTAGCGAATGGGAGTTCTTAAACGAGGTTCAGCGCCGTACCGAGTGTCAACTTTTACTCGACCTAAATAATATTTACGTCTCTTCGCTTAATCATGGTTTTGATGCCCTTGATTATATCAATGCGATTAATCAGCAAGCCGTGAAAGAAATTCATTTAGCTGGGTTTAGTGTTAAGGAAATTGATAAGGCAAAAATCTGGATTGATACACACAGTACGGCGGTGTGTGATGAGGTTTGGGAGTTATATCGAACTTGGTGTTTACACAATCCCAATACCGCTACTCTCATCGAGTGGGACATGGCGATCCCTGAGCCTGAAACTTTACTGCATGAGGCAGAAAAAGCCTCCGTCATTGCATCATCTACAGCTAACACAATAAAGGTTGCGTAA
- a CDS encoding HvfC/BufC N-terminal domain-containing protein: MISLADLQHNFARALTYQGDVRLCHIHSDHFSDQQRMQIYRNNVIHSFTDVLQAMYPNTRQLVGDECFTQMARQHVLTSPSTNGNVSVYGQGFDRTIRLFPKVMATAPYLPEVAKYEAMCDHLQNNVHNLINLHYQPLSELNTLTEVQQQNIRLVTQIGAHSFASQFAIFDLISAIAQRSFDELHIHQAQQGYINVTEDQHTHYHTLDNASFQLLTAIEAQCPLSKIAQHLLPNIPILVERALIAGFTTQ; the protein is encoded by the coding sequence ATGATTTCACTGGCAGATCTACAACACAACTTTGCTCGAGCTCTTACCTATCAGGGAGATGTCCGCTTGTGTCATATTCACAGCGACCATTTTAGCGATCAACAACGAATGCAGATATATAGAAACAATGTCATCCATAGCTTTACCGATGTACTGCAAGCGATGTACCCCAATACACGACAGTTAGTAGGCGATGAGTGCTTTACGCAAATGGCGCGTCAGCATGTTCTAACTTCACCCTCTACCAATGGCAACGTATCTGTTTATGGACAAGGTTTTGACCGCACTATTCGCTTGTTTCCAAAAGTGATGGCAACGGCACCTTACCTTCCTGAAGTAGCAAAATATGAAGCTATGTGTGACCACTTACAAAATAACGTTCACAACCTAATTAACCTGCACTATCAACCGCTCTCTGAACTCAACACGCTAACAGAAGTTCAGCAACAAAACATACGCTTGGTAACTCAAATAGGCGCACATAGCTTTGCATCTCAGTTCGCGATTTTTGACCTCATTAGTGCAATCGCACAGCGGTCATTTGACGAGTTACACATTCATCAGGCTCAGCAGGGTTATATCAATGTCACCGAAGATCAGCACACTCACTACCACACATTAGATAACGCTAGCTTTCAACTTTTAACAGCGATTGAGGCTCAGTGTCCTCTTTCGAAAATTGCACAGCATTTACTACCCAATATTCCCATACTCGTAGAACGCGCACTTATTGCTGGCTTTACTACCCAATAA
- a CDS encoding DoxX family protein — MNKVIQSQYQGYVDRVSQLQQVIIPALLLLCRLWVAWVFFNSGLLKIGTWDSTLFLFEYEYQVPLLPWQVAAYVGTATELIVPVFIALGLLTRPFAAILFLFNMMAVISYPALWDGGFYDHQLWGLMILINLIWGAGLISVDYIMHKKLI; from the coding sequence ATGAATAAGGTTATACAGTCTCAGTATCAAGGATATGTCGATCGAGTTTCGCAATTACAGCAAGTCATCATTCCCGCACTTTTGCTTCTTTGCCGCCTCTGGGTTGCTTGGGTATTTTTTAATTCTGGCTTACTTAAAATAGGAACTTGGGACAGCACTTTGTTTCTTTTCGAATACGAATACCAAGTCCCTTTATTGCCTTGGCAAGTCGCAGCCTATGTAGGTACTGCAACAGAACTTATCGTGCCAGTGTTTATTGCTTTAGGACTATTAACTAGGCCATTTGCAGCCATTCTATTCCTATTCAATATGATGGCGGTAATCTCTTATCCTGCTCTTTGGGATGGTGGGTTTTATGATCATCAGCTGTGGGGGCTAATGATTCTCATCAATCTAATTTGGGGAGCAGGATTGATCTCAGTGGATTACATCATGCATAAAAAGCTTATATAG
- the tsrA gene encoding H-NS-like global regulator TsrA: protein MALTTYELARRLEQLEESPEKVMYGKLLVELGNQSEERIQSAAKQLPLHTLKDIVYQFQRVIESRKGEQVDLLAKELIEEGISVEELKAFLNK from the coding sequence ATGGCATTAACGACTTACGAATTGGCTCGACGATTAGAACAACTTGAAGAGTCTCCAGAAAAAGTAATGTACGGTAAATTACTTGTTGAACTTGGCAACCAAAGTGAAGAAAGAATTCAAAGTGCAGCAAAACAGTTACCACTGCACACTCTTAAAGATATCGTGTACCAGTTTCAAAGAGTGATCGAATCAAGAAAAGGTGAGCAGGTTGATTTGCTGGCAAAAGAGTTAATTGAAGAGGGTATCTCTGTAGAAGAGCTAAAAGCGTTTCTAAATAAGTAA